A genomic window from Bdellovibrio sp. SKB1291214 includes:
- a CDS encoding sigma-70 family RNA polymerase sigma factor, with translation MAKTKAKTSSTSKDTKKVAAASKEASPKKPAPKKSPTKEKVQPKKVVAEIVDEDESSDASMEHAEADKAYAVPSSNDEPEFEDVEIEDAKNLPSLDSSKALTSTDPLVMYLNEIRRYKVLTKEEETALAKKYFETKDPEAAQALVKSNLRFVVKVAAEYSKFGAKMIDLIQEGNVGLMHAVREYNPYKGARLITYAVWWIKGYIQEYLMRQYSMVRIGTTQNQRKLFYQLQKEKNALDAMGVEPTTALISSRLGIPEDEVRDMAMRMSGRDVSLDKPVDDDSSTSIGDLQRNVSDQPLDEQLAREEQLEILKQKIEAIRPELSEREKIILDERILNDEPLTLQEIGEKHGITREAVRQMEARLMKKIKSKMEEDEE, from the coding sequence ATGGCAAAAACCAAGGCGAAAACCTCAAGTACGTCGAAAGACACTAAAAAGGTAGCGGCTGCTTCGAAAGAAGCCAGCCCGAAAAAACCTGCGCCTAAAAAGTCCCCTACAAAAGAAAAAGTACAACCGAAGAAAGTTGTGGCGGAAATCGTCGACGAAGATGAGTCTTCCGATGCTTCGATGGAACACGCCGAAGCAGACAAAGCCTATGCAGTTCCATCATCCAATGACGAGCCTGAATTCGAAGATGTCGAGATTGAAGACGCTAAAAATCTTCCATCCCTAGATTCTTCCAAAGCCCTTACATCGACTGACCCCTTGGTGATGTATTTAAACGAAATTCGTCGTTACAAAGTTTTGACCAAAGAGGAAGAAACCGCCCTAGCTAAGAAATATTTTGAAACCAAAGATCCCGAAGCTGCACAGGCCTTGGTGAAATCTAATTTGCGCTTCGTGGTCAAGGTGGCTGCAGAGTATTCTAAATTCGGCGCCAAGATGATCGACCTGATTCAAGAGGGTAATGTCGGTTTGATGCATGCCGTGCGCGAGTACAATCCCTACAAGGGCGCCCGCTTGATCACTTATGCGGTATGGTGGATCAAAGGATATATACAAGAGTACTTGATGCGCCAATACTCCATGGTGCGCATTGGAACCACTCAGAACCAAAGAAAACTTTTCTATCAACTTCAGAAAGAAAAGAACGCCTTAGATGCGATGGGCGTTGAACCGACAACGGCACTCATCAGCTCTCGCTTGGGAATTCCAGAGGACGAAGTTCGGGATATGGCAATGCGTATGTCAGGCCGTGACGTCAGCTTGGACAAGCCTGTCGATGACGATTCCAGTACTAGCATCGGTGATTTACAACGAAACGTCAGTGATCAACCGCTGGACGAGCAATTAGCTCGTGAAGAGCAATTGGAAATTTTAAAACAAAAAATCGAAGCCATCCGCCCTGAACTTTCTGAGCGTGAAAAAATCATTTTGGATGAACGTATTTTGAACGACGAGCCACTTACTTTACAAGAGATCGGTGAAAAGCACGGAATCACTCGTGAGGCTGTTCGCCAGATGGAAGCTCGTTTGATGAAAAAGATTAAATCCAAGATGGAAGAGGATGAAGAGTAA
- a CDS encoding MinD/ParA family protein, producing MSRLNTFDLYRTRTISITSGKGGVGKTTLVANLALSLAQKGKKVLILDGDLGMANVDIMFGAKSQGTIHDIIAGRKEMKDILLEVSKDVYLIPGGSGVVEFNNMNHFERRAMVEAVSTLPMGFDFLLIDTAPGIAENVLFLNSAAQSVSVVITPDPSSFADAYALIKVLNKHYKVNHFSIVCNQVRDEEDGINLYKRFNDVVSRFLYIGLDYWGSVPNDAVLRKATQMQRLIVRHDIGAESSKAIRQISAQIEKSSKLIEANGGMQMFWDQVVGIA from the coding sequence ATGAGCCGTTTAAATACATTCGATTTATATCGCACAAGAACGATCAGCATTACTTCTGGAAAGGGTGGTGTTGGTAAAACAACGTTGGTAGCCAATCTTGCCTTGAGCCTTGCGCAAAAAGGGAAGAAGGTTCTAATCCTTGACGGTGACTTGGGAATGGCGAACGTGGACATCATGTTCGGTGCCAAAAGCCAAGGTACGATTCACGATATCATCGCGGGTCGCAAGGAAATGAAAGACATTTTGTTGGAAGTGTCTAAAGATGTTTATTTAATTCCGGGTGGCAGCGGTGTTGTTGAATTTAACAACATGAACCACTTTGAAAGACGTGCGATGGTAGAAGCTGTTAGTACTTTGCCGATGGGATTTGATTTCCTATTGATCGATACGGCTCCGGGCATTGCGGAAAATGTTTTGTTCCTTAACTCTGCGGCGCAGTCAGTGAGTGTGGTTATCACTCCTGATCCATCAAGCTTCGCCGATGCTTATGCGCTTATTAAAGTTCTAAACAAACACTACAAGGTGAATCACTTCTCCATCGTGTGCAATCAAGTGCGTGATGAAGAAGACGGCATCAATTTGTACAAGCGTTTCAACGATGTTGTAAGTCGTTTCCTGTACATTGGTCTTGATTACTGGGGATCAGTTCCAAATGATGCTGTGTTGAGAAAAGCAACTCAAATGCAGCGTCTCATTGTGAGACATGATATTGGAGCAGAATCTTCTAAGGCAATTCGTCAAATTTCTGCGCAGATCGAGAAATCCTCTAAGTTAATTGAAGCTAATGGGGGAATGCAGATGTTTTGGGACCAAGTGGTGGGTATCGCCTAA
- the flhF gene encoding flagellar biosynthesis protein FlhF, whose amino-acid sequence MQVKKFEARTMKEALEMVKTQLGPDAIILSARDNNKSFGLVGEGSVEITAAVSEETLQKKKFAESRLREQDRERFAQSSAKQQKELIQKMVDKHVQKSQPPPAITQRRYIDIDDENNYARQQQLSEERVKNAAQRALHAFQEQEQNFAPKKAVAPVKAAPAPVVKSAAESAEIIALKNEIASLKNVITQFQTMPQSFVGAHPGADYGINYDLSSIFEKLTRSGMAPEIAADILTQAQETLPALKLKNKALAEAFVARHVLDAIKIAQNPTAGKIHCFVGPAGSGKTSALIKMASHMVVRERKKVAIFTTDTFKVGAADQMKIYAQILNVPFSVIRTQNDWHNLMRYLANVDCVLVDFAGLSLKNNEEINLLRSLLPPQALNANVHLTMSTNTKDADAIELGRRYSVLGYKDVVFTGLDESTQHGTIYNFMKRFDIPLHSFGIGSRVPEDFEFATKERLLDLMFKITKFKQQDSEAV is encoded by the coding sequence ATGCAGGTTAAGAAATTTGAAGCACGTACAATGAAGGAAGCTCTGGAGATGGTGAAGACCCAATTGGGTCCTGATGCCATTATCCTTTCTGCACGCGACAACAACAAAAGCTTCGGGCTGGTGGGCGAAGGCAGTGTTGAAATCACCGCCGCCGTCTCCGAAGAGACTTTGCAAAAAAAGAAATTTGCAGAGTCACGTTTGCGCGAGCAAGATCGCGAAAGATTCGCGCAAAGCTCCGCAAAACAACAAAAAGAGTTGATCCAAAAGATGGTGGATAAGCATGTGCAAAAAAGCCAGCCTCCTCCAGCTATTACACAACGTCGTTATATCGATATCGATGATGAAAATAATTATGCTCGCCAACAGCAGTTGTCAGAGGAAAGAGTGAAAAATGCGGCACAACGTGCGCTTCATGCTTTCCAGGAACAGGAGCAGAATTTTGCTCCTAAAAAAGCTGTTGCGCCCGTGAAAGCGGCGCCAGCTCCGGTTGTAAAATCAGCTGCGGAGTCTGCTGAAATCATCGCCTTGAAAAACGAGATCGCTAGCTTAAAAAATGTGATCACTCAGTTCCAAACGATGCCGCAATCTTTTGTTGGTGCGCATCCGGGTGCTGACTACGGGATCAACTATGATCTGAGCTCCATCTTTGAAAAGTTAACTCGCTCTGGTATGGCCCCAGAAATCGCGGCGGATATCTTGACCCAAGCTCAAGAGACTTTGCCTGCATTGAAACTTAAGAACAAAGCGTTGGCTGAGGCCTTCGTTGCTCGCCATGTTTTAGATGCAATCAAAATTGCTCAAAACCCGACAGCTGGAAAAATTCATTGCTTCGTGGGCCCAGCGGGCAGTGGTAAAACATCTGCTTTAATTAAAATGGCAAGTCACATGGTCGTTCGTGAGCGCAAAAAAGTGGCGATTTTTACGACGGATACTTTTAAAGTAGGCGCGGCTGATCAGATGAAGATCTATGCGCAGATTTTGAATGTTCCATTCTCTGTGATCCGCACGCAAAATGACTGGCACAATTTGATGCGCTATCTGGCAAACGTTGATTGCGTGTTAGTGGATTTCGCTGGTTTGAGTTTGAAAAATAACGAGGAAATCAATTTGTTACGCAGTCTTTTACCGCCACAAGCTTTGAATGCAAACGTGCATTTGACGATGTCCACAAATACAAAAGATGCTGACGCAATCGAGTTGGGACGTCGATACTCGGTGCTTGGTTATAAAGATGTGGTGTTCACCGGTTTGGATGAATCCACCCAGCACGGCACGATTTACAATTTCATGAAACGTTTTGATATCCCACTTCACTCTTTTGGTATCGGTTCCAGAGTTCCAGAGGACTTTGAATTTGCAACGAAAGAGCGTTTGTTGGATTTGATGTTCAAAATTACGAAATTTAAACAACAGGATTCTGAAGCCGTATGA
- a CDS encoding FliA/WhiG family RNA polymerase sigma factor: MGKNAALLKKYKDEPRQLAPTKKDDLIKEYAPLIKFIAQKIAVRLPSNIELDDLISAGVIGLMDAIEKYDSTRDNKFKTYAEFRIRGAILDELRAQDWVPRSIRDKAKLLDRTMVQLEADLGRAATDEEVAKALNISIDEFHDMVNQVRPVSLLPIDQATTFSNTDKKSIMDILEGSRTNSPFNQLNVKNIKEVVATAIEELPERQRLVLSLYYYEDLNLKEIGQVLRVTESRVSQLHAQAVTRLRAKLAATIGAGELEVA; the protein is encoded by the coding sequence ATGGGGAAAAATGCGGCATTGTTGAAGAAGTACAAGGATGAGCCACGTCAGCTCGCGCCGACTAAAAAAGACGATCTAATTAAAGAATACGCTCCACTCATTAAATTTATCGCTCAGAAGATCGCCGTTAGACTTCCCTCTAACATCGAATTGGATGACTTGATTTCTGCGGGTGTTATCGGCTTGATGGATGCCATCGAGAAATACGATTCCACACGTGATAATAAATTTAAAACTTACGCTGAATTCCGTATTCGCGGTGCTATCTTGGATGAACTTCGTGCTCAAGACTGGGTGCCACGTTCTATTCGTGATAAAGCAAAACTTTTGGATCGCACAATGGTTCAATTGGAAGCTGATTTGGGTCGTGCAGCGACAGATGAAGAAGTTGCGAAAGCACTTAACATCAGCATTGATGAGTTCCACGACATGGTTAACCAAGTTCGCCCTGTGAGCTTGTTGCCAATCGATCAAGCGACGACGTTCAGTAATACAGACAAAAAATCTATTATGGATATTTTGGAAGGTTCTCGTACGAACAGCCCTTTCAATCAATTGAATGTTAAAAACATCAAAGAAGTTGTGGCTACTGCTATCGAAGAGCTTCCTGAAAGACAACGTTTGGTTCTTTCTTTGTATTATTATGAAGATCTGAACTTGAAAGAGATCGGTCAAGTGTTGCGCGTGACTGAATCCCGCGTTTCTCAATTGCACGCTCAAGCGGTGACTCGCCTTCGCGCGAAACTTGCTGCAACTATTGGTGCAGGAGAATTGGAAGTCGCATAG
- the aspS gene encoding aspartate--tRNA ligase, whose amino-acid sequence MKFVKDLKRTDYCGKMTAANVGQKVVVMGWVDVRRDHGNLVFIDLRDREGIVQVVLDPNKAETAASKNLRGEFVIAVEGIVRARPDGMKNTKIKTGEVEIEATRCEILNESAVPPFQAGDNNVNEMLRLKYRYLDLRTERLQSHLITRHKVAQVVRRFLSDNGFLEVETPILYKSTPEGARDYLVPSRVNQGTFYALPQSPQTLKQLLMIAGYDRYFQIARCFRDEDLRADRQPEFSQIDMEMSFIDQEDIMAMNEKMLRTIWKEIKGIDVGEIPRMTYQEAMDRYGIDKPDTRFGMEIKDLKSIVTNSGFKVFDDCIARGGIVRGIAVPKGGAYSRGQFDKLTDMAKRAGAKGLVWIKSEADGTLSSPVSKFFTPEKLAEIFAATGAQKGDCALIVGDEFDIACAALSTLRLHLGKELNLIDTKSYKFLWVVDFPLLEYSPDEKRWVARHHPFTSPKDESFDDLLGTNEEAYGKILAKAYDLVCNGYEMGGGSIRIYRNEIQQAMFRLLGMSKEETEHKFGFFLEALKYGTPPHGGIAWGLDRLVMLLCETDAIREVIAFPKTAKATDLMADCPSEVKNDQLAEVGIRLSAMAEKVLADKAKEGKESTT is encoded by the coding sequence ATGAAATTTGTTAAGGATCTGAAGAGAACTGATTATTGCGGCAAAATGACTGCTGCGAATGTTGGACAAAAAGTTGTTGTGATGGGGTGGGTTGACGTGCGCCGCGATCACGGAAATTTGGTGTTCATCGATTTGCGCGATCGTGAAGGCATTGTGCAAGTAGTTCTGGATCCGAATAAAGCTGAAACTGCAGCTTCAAAAAACCTGCGTGGTGAATTTGTTATCGCGGTTGAAGGTATCGTTCGTGCGCGTCCAGATGGCATGAAAAACACTAAAATCAAAACGGGTGAAGTCGAGATTGAAGCAACTCGTTGTGAAATTTTGAATGAGTCTGCAGTGCCTCCGTTCCAAGCGGGTGATAACAACGTCAATGAAATGCTTCGTTTGAAATATCGTTACTTGGATTTACGTACAGAGCGTTTGCAATCTCACTTGATCACTCGTCACAAAGTGGCTCAAGTCGTTCGCAGATTCCTGTCTGATAACGGCTTCCTTGAAGTGGAAACTCCGATTCTTTATAAATCAACTCCCGAGGGTGCCCGTGACTATTTGGTTCCTTCCCGTGTGAATCAAGGAACGTTCTATGCGTTGCCACAGTCTCCGCAAACTTTGAAACAACTTTTGATGATCGCAGGTTATGACCGTTACTTCCAAATCGCTCGTTGCTTCCGTGACGAAGATTTGCGTGCCGACCGCCAGCCGGAGTTTTCGCAAATCGATATGGAAATGTCTTTCATTGACCAAGAAGACATCATGGCGATGAATGAAAAAATGCTTCGCACGATCTGGAAAGAAATCAAAGGTATCGACGTCGGCGAAATTCCTCGTATGACTTATCAGGAAGCCATGGATCGTTACGGTATTGATAAGCCTGACACTCGTTTCGGAATGGAAATCAAAGATTTGAAATCCATCGTCACAAATTCAGGATTTAAAGTTTTCGATGATTGCATTGCCCGCGGTGGCATCGTTCGTGGTATCGCGGTTCCTAAAGGTGGCGCATACTCTCGTGGTCAGTTTGATAAACTGACTGATATGGCAAAACGTGCAGGTGCAAAAGGTTTGGTGTGGATCAAATCTGAAGCTGACGGCACATTGAGCTCTCCAGTTTCTAAATTCTTTACACCAGAAAAATTGGCAGAGATCTTTGCAGCAACAGGTGCACAAAAAGGTGATTGTGCTTTGATCGTGGGTGATGAATTCGACATCGCTTGTGCAGCTCTTTCAACGCTTCGTTTGCACTTGGGTAAAGAATTAAACCTGATCGATACAAAATCATATAAATTCTTGTGGGTCGTGGACTTCCCATTGCTTGAGTACTCTCCAGATGAAAAACGTTGGGTAGCTCGTCATCATCCATTCACGTCGCCTAAGGATGAGTCGTTTGACGACTTGTTGGGTACGAACGAAGAAGCTTACGGTAAGATCTTGGCAAAAGCTTACGATCTTGTTTGTAACGGTTATGAAATGGGTGGCGGATCCATCCGTATCTATCGTAACGAAATTCAACAAGCAATGTTCCGCCTGCTTGGCATGAGCAAAGAAGAGACAGAGCATAAATTCGGTTTCTTCTTAGAGGCTTTGAAATACGGAACTCCTCCGCATGGTGGTATTGCATGGGGCTTGGACCGCTTGGTGATGCTACTGTGTGAAACAGACGCTATTCGTGAAGTGATCGCTTTCCCTAAGACGGCGAAAGCAACTGACTTGATGGCAGACTGCCCAAGTGAAGTGAAAAACGATCAGCTAGCTGAAGTGGGTATACGCCTGAGTGCAATGGCTGAGAAGGTTCTAGCCGACAAAGCTAAAGAAGGAAAAGAGAGCACGACATAA
- the flhA gene encoding flagellar biosynthesis protein FlhA: MEDVFQFLKRFEKYTKNTDLFIAFGILAILAVMIIPLPPLMLDISLTFSLAISILILLVSIYTERALDFTSFPSLLLITTLFRLALNVATTRLILTHGHEGEKAAGDVIASFANFVVGGNYVIGFIMFAILIVINFMVITKGSGRVAEVAARFTLDAMPGKQMSIDAELNAGHITEAEARKRRRQIEQEADFYGAMDGASKFVRGDAIAGIIITLINVIGGLGIGVIQKGLDVGTAAKYYTMLTIGDGLLAQIPALIISTAAGMIVTRTSNSDKNMGQEVTGQLLINPRAVMISGGVLLLMGVVPGLPTVPFLIMGGILCATSWALKKFKAEHAAAEKKALETQATAPKKENIESMLPVDMVELEVGYGLISIVESDQSGDLLERIVSIRKQFALDLGIVVPSIHIRDNLQLAPGEYRVMIKGNKVGGGTLRPESVLAMDPGNVTENIDGIKTKEPAFGLDALWISPNRKEDAEIAGYTVVDLPTVMATHLTEIIRSHAHELLGRQEAASLVENFKKSHPKVVEELIPDLMSLGSVVRVMQTLLKEQVSIRNLLTIFETLADEAPRTKDIEVLTEAVRRSLARGITAKYTTDQGNIPVMTLHPVIEELIANSLLQTEQGVQLVMDPNTAHRLINEIARAVENHPEVASQPILLTSPTSRRHIYKLTSRFIPQLVVLSHNELTSDADVQAVALVEMSHAG, encoded by the coding sequence ATGGAAGATGTTTTTCAGTTTTTAAAAAGATTCGAAAAGTATACGAAAAATACGGATCTTTTTATTGCGTTTGGTATTCTAGCTATCTTGGCGGTGATGATCATTCCATTGCCACCTTTGATGTTAGACATCTCGCTTACGTTTTCTTTGGCGATCAGTATCTTGATCTTGCTTGTGAGCATCTATACAGAAAGAGCTCTTGATTTTACATCTTTCCCGTCCCTGTTATTGATAACCACATTGTTCCGTCTAGCGCTCAACGTTGCGACAACTCGTTTGATCCTGACTCACGGACATGAAGGTGAAAAGGCGGCCGGCGATGTGATCGCTTCGTTCGCGAACTTCGTTGTCGGCGGTAACTACGTTATCGGTTTCATCATGTTTGCGATTTTGATCGTCATCAACTTCATGGTTATCACGAAGGGTTCTGGGCGCGTGGCCGAAGTCGCAGCTCGTTTTACTTTAGATGCAATGCCAGGTAAGCAAATGTCGATCGATGCCGAATTGAATGCCGGTCACATTACCGAAGCTGAAGCGCGTAAGCGTCGTCGTCAAATCGAGCAGGAAGCTGACTTTTACGGAGCGATGGACGGTGCTTCTAAATTCGTTCGTGGTGATGCAATTGCCGGGATCATCATTACACTCATTAATGTCATTGGTGGTTTGGGAATTGGTGTGATCCAGAAAGGTTTGGATGTTGGCACCGCTGCCAAGTACTACACGATGTTGACGATTGGTGACGGTTTGCTTGCGCAAATTCCAGCTCTGATCATCTCTACTGCAGCCGGTATGATTGTAACTCGTACTTCGAACTCTGATAAGAACATGGGGCAAGAGGTTACGGGCCAACTTTTGATCAATCCACGTGCTGTTATGATTTCGGGCGGGGTATTGCTCTTGATGGGAGTTGTACCTGGATTGCCGACAGTTCCATTCTTAATTATGGGTGGTATCTTGTGTGCAACATCATGGGCACTCAAAAAATTCAAAGCCGAGCATGCTGCAGCAGAAAAGAAAGCTTTGGAAACTCAAGCTACGGCGCCGAAAAAGGAAAACATCGAAAGCATGCTTCCAGTCGATATGGTGGAATTGGAAGTTGGTTACGGCCTGATCAGTATCGTAGAATCTGACCAATCGGGTGACTTGCTTGAACGTATCGTCAGTATCCGTAAGCAATTCGCTTTGGATTTGGGGATCGTGGTCCCAAGTATCCATATCCGCGACAACTTGCAATTGGCTCCAGGTGAGTACCGCGTGATGATCAAAGGTAACAAAGTCGGCGGCGGTACACTTCGTCCTGAATCTGTCTTGGCGATGGATCCGGGCAATGTCACTGAAAATATAGATGGCATTAAAACGAAAGAGCCAGCGTTCGGTCTTGATGCTCTTTGGATTTCTCCAAACCGTAAGGAAGATGCAGAGATCGCTGGATACACGGTTGTTGACTTGCCAACTGTGATGGCAACTCACTTAACCGAGATCATTCGCTCCCACGCTCATGAGTTGTTGGGTCGTCAAGAAGCTGCCTCCTTGGTTGAGAACTTCAAAAAATCTCATCCGAAAGTGGTGGAAGAACTTATCCCAGATCTTATGTCATTGGGTTCTGTGGTTCGCGTTATGCAAACCCTCCTTAAGGAACAAGTGTCAATTCGTAACCTATTGACGATCTTTGAAACGTTGGCTGATGAAGCTCCACGTACAAAAGACATCGAAGTGTTGACAGAGGCTGTTCGCAGATCTCTGGCTCGCGGTATTACGGCAAAATATACAACTGACCAGGGCAACATTCCAGTGATGACGTTGCATCCTGTGATCGAGGAACTCATTGCCAACTCACTCCTGCAAACAGAGCAAGGTGTGCAATTGGTGATGGATCCAAATACAGCACACCGCTTGATCAACGAGATCGCGCGGGCTGTGGAAAATCACCCAGAAGTCGCAAGTCAGCCGATCCTGCTGACCAGCCCGACTTCTCGTCGACATATTTACAAACTGACTTCGCGTTTTATTCCTCAACTAGTTGTGCTTTCGCATAACGAGTTGACGTCGGATGCGGATGTTCAAGCGGTTGCCCTTGTGGAGATGAGCCATGCAGGTTAA
- a CDS encoding polyhydroxyalkanoic acid system family protein: protein MPKFTINHDSSQPASEAYKKIKEFLANDLDIRKFDPKLKCDFSDGTMSCKLNGSQFKADMNVAAAGNGSKVSVVVDLPLMLTPFKGKVQETLERKLAKYLA, encoded by the coding sequence ATGCCTAAGTTCACGATCAATCATGATTCCAGTCAGCCAGCTTCAGAAGCTTATAAGAAAATTAAAGAATTTTTGGCCAACGACCTTGATATTCGTAAATTCGATCCCAAGTTAAAGTGCGATTTTAGCGATGGAACGATGAGTTGCAAGCTGAACGGTTCCCAGTTCAAAGCTGATATGAATGTTGCCGCTGCGGGCAATGGAAGTAAGGTGTCAGTGGTCGTTGATCTGCCGTTGATGCTGACTCCGTTCAAAGGTAAGGTGCAGGAAACTTTGGAGCGAAAGCTAGCGAAGTACCTGGCTTAA
- a CDS encoding EscU/YscU/HrcU family type III secretion system export apparatus switch protein, whose amino-acid sequence MAQSKELATAVLLLAASGGIYALGRFFFKNFYDLFHYSLGPDMVAMIRTGNFTEALRMNGEKALILIAPVMGIAGLLGAAATVAQIGFLQVEDALTPDPNKLNPVEGMKRVMSLRAVMEAVKGILKMCAIGMVLYFLLRGEVHQIPYLMSFSIEQICSYIGNIVSKLLGGVGGVMLVLAAADYFYQRWDLEKKMMMTKQEVKEEHKQREGDPMIKSRIRRIQREMASKRMMSEVPKADVVITNPTHIAVVLKYSDNLPAPQVVAMGADVVAENIKALAREHNIPIVENKPLARTIFKTMKIGQVIPRDLFVAVAEVLSYVYRLRRKKR is encoded by the coding sequence GTGGCTCAATCCAAAGAGTTGGCGACAGCAGTATTGTTGTTGGCAGCTTCAGGGGGTATCTATGCCTTGGGTCGTTTCTTCTTCAAAAACTTCTATGACCTGTTCCACTATTCCTTGGGTCCGGACATGGTTGCCATGATTCGCACCGGAAACTTCACGGAAGCTCTTCGCATGAACGGAGAGAAAGCCCTTATTTTAATTGCTCCTGTAATGGGAATCGCGGGTTTGCTGGGTGCTGCTGCTACGGTTGCGCAAATTGGATTTTTGCAAGTTGAAGATGCATTAACTCCAGATCCCAACAAGTTAAATCCCGTTGAAGGCATGAAACGTGTGATGAGTCTTCGCGCCGTGATGGAAGCTGTAAAAGGCATTCTGAAAATGTGCGCAATCGGCATGGTTTTGTATTTCTTGTTACGTGGAGAAGTTCATCAAATTCCGTATTTGATGAGCTTCTCGATTGAACAAATTTGCAGCTACATTGGCAACATCGTCTCGAAACTATTGGGCGGAGTTGGTGGAGTTATGTTGGTTCTTGCGGCAGCCGACTATTTCTATCAGCGTTGGGATCTTGAAAAAAAGATGATGATGACCAAACAGGAAGTTAAGGAAGAACACAAGCAGCGCGAGGGTGATCCTATGATCAAATCGCGCATTCGTCGTATCCAAAGGGAGATGGCATCAAAACGAATGATGTCAGAAGTGCCTAAGGCCGACGTTGTGATCACGAACCCGACCCACATCGCAGTTGTTTTGAAGTATTCAGACAATTTGCCAGCACCCCAGGTGGTTGCGATGGGAGCGGATGTCGTAGCGGAGAATATTAAAGCTCTAGCTAGAGAGCATAATATTCCGATTGTTGAGAATAAACCTCTGGCACGAACGATCTTTAAAACGATGAAAATCGGGCAGGTGATTCCCAGAGATTTGTTTGTCGCGGTGGCCGAAGTACTTTCATATGTTTACCGTTTACGTAGGAAGAAAAGATAA